The DNA segment CCAATAAAATTAGTTTACTTTTCGCATTGCAGGAACAAGGTATATCAGTACTTAACAAGGCAATCGAAGCTTGCACGGAAGAGATTGTGCGACACTCAGGAAAACTTACTGTCAAAGAAGCTCCAAGAGCGGTGAGGATTACCATATCTATCAAATTAGAATTTCAATTTTCCCATATCACATTAGATAGACACTAAGAATATTTCCACTTGCATATTCTattacattttcaaaattttcacttcgATTAAAATGTTCATCATGACCACCATCATGTGTTTAATTTGTTTGGTTCTATTTAGGTGAGTGAACGAGAAGACAAACTGCTTGCTGAGCAAATGGCTAAGCTTGGTCGTGAGAACGAGGAGATTAGCGGAGATGAAGATAGCGAAGAGGAGGAAGATACAGGGATGGGAGACATTGATCTGGAGAGCTCGGGAACTGGGATAACAGACTAGATATTTCTTCTTATTCATCCCTGCATGGAaatatttgttaatttaatcaattttgtAGCGCTTTGGCTCACCCTACCCCCTACTACGATTTGAACAAATGTGTTGATATTTTACGTATGTTTTCCTGATATATTTctgttatatttttcaattttgggCAACAAATGCAAAGATTTGAAACAATATTTAAAGGTAAATCTATGTTGTCGAATTTTTAGCCATAGCAATCCGAAAACAACAGTAAGAGTTAATTTTTGtcttaaaaagtaaaatatagCTACCGCCCGATCTCGTCAATTCTTCTCCTTTTAAATTCTTGGATTCTATACCCCTTATTTGCTATTGGCATGATGTACTCTTGATTAGATGTTTTTTGAATCTTTTAACACGTAGATAGATTACTTGGCATCGTGAAATTTAGAGCCTTGTGTGTTTGATAGATATTGCTGGGTATCGAATAAATCACGAGTAAAAATACACTGTACGAGCTATTTATTCGGATAAATTATTACACAACCTGCAGAAATCTCACCGACACAAGAAGTCATTCAACCCCATCACAAGGACGAAGCACATAGAACACTCCTTGTGTCTTTACTAATGTATCCACCGGCAGCCGAGACCTGCCTACTATAGCAACCAAATTCATCGGAAACGCTATAACTTTGAGAAGTATTTGCTGCCCCAGACAGAACAACCCGATTCTCCACATGCATAGTCCCATTTGCCTTCTGAGTGTTAACCAAACTACTCGTAAAGCTCTCACTCGACCTCTTCTCCTCCATAGAGGTCTCCAAGTCCGATAAAATCGAGTACTCACCCACCTCTGATCCAGTGACATTGGAAGTCTTTATTTCTAAAGGATACTTCCGTCTTACAGTAGTGCTATAGACATCACTCCCGGCACAAGACTCGACTTCAACTTCAGTCTTCACCGTCACTTTCTGCTCCACGTCCTTATAAGTTCCtttctttttataatttatctCGTTCTTGAACTTCCACTTCTCGGAAACACTGGTAGTAAAGTTGCCTAAACTCGAACTCACCCACCCAGAGAACTCACTCTTCCTCTTCACCTTAATTTTAAACTTCCCATCGAGCTTATTGAACTTTGATTTTCGCTTAATACTAACACTTGGAGCAGTGGACTTAACTGTCCCTGCCTTCACCGCAACCACGTTATCATCCAACCATAGATGCAAATTGGCATCAACAAGCCAAAATGAAAGAGCATCCGTAACTCCAAGCCCAAAAAAATGAACTTTCCCATCAAGAATCATGCCAAGAAACGGGGTCAACTCAATATCATATGATGGCAAATCAAAAGCTCCAATTGAAACCACCGGGTTCCAATATAAAGGGTTGATCCCTCCACTGAAGATCACAGGAAATGGGATCACTGATCCTACTGTACTGTTATCGATCTTCACCCAAACCTCCCTATACGCCCCATTGCCTCGTCCGGTTGTTAAATTGTTCTGTTCGATGTATGAATCTGGAGGATTTGAATACCAAAATTCATCATTTGCATGGAAGGAAATGTAAAGTTCAATAACTGCCCTGTATGTGTTGAGTGGGATTTGAAGTTCCTTTTGTTTTACATCCGCTCCATTCTCGATTATGAACCAAAATCCTTCACCTGCAATGGCAGATATTGGGATTATCAAATCTGCCGGACTATCATATGCATTGGGGGAATAGTTTTCATCCAAGATTCGTATGATTTCTTCAGACTTTTCCATGGTTGACTCATCCGTTTTTGGTAGCAGAGGTAACGGCAAACTAACGGCGTTAGTGGAAGTATCATTACTGTAATAGAGGAAAGTGAGGTTGAGCTGGTAAAAGCCAGTGAAGATGCCGTTAACGGTGTTGGGGAGGGTAACCGCGAGGGTGAGATTGGGTTGACGAAGGAGGGAAGAGTATTTCGTGACATCCTTTTCAATAATCCAGAACGAATCTCCGGTGCTTGGCTCGGGAGTGCTGGTGCGAAGAATCTCGACGCCGCCGAGCCAGAAGGCGGCGATGCGGTTGTTCTGGGTGCCGTTTGCAGCTGCGGACAAGTTGATGGCGGCGCGTGACCAGGTGCAGTTGATGGGAGGGTTGTAGTGGGTGTATGTCGGTGGGAGGCCGATGGTGTTACCGAAGTCGTGGGAGAGAATGGGGAGAGTGCAGGAAGGGGTAAGGGAGGTAAAGGGAAGAGGACGCTTGATTTCGACATATTGTTTTGGAGTAGGGAGGCGGCGGTGCGGCGGCGAGGTAGCGGAGGAGAGTGTGAGAGTTAGTGAGACTATAATGAGTAGCCGTGGGAGATGCATGTTTGACGGCGGATATCATACGGTAGTGGACAATTAGCTAGATTTCAAAAGAGAGATGGAtcctttgaatttttggttggACAATTAGCTTAACGACAATTAGCTTAACGACAATTGCGATTTCTTCAGAAAAATTACAATTAATATCCATTTGTGGAAATTGTATGTGGTCATACATAAATTATAAACTATTACTCTTACGGATTTTTCTATGCCATTTTTCAATAATGAGATTAAAATTTATCTTGTCAATCATCAATATATTATGTCGATCGCGTTTATTTGGGGTTTACTAAAATGGTATAGGTCTATTAATCCCAATTCATCCAATTGCGAAAATGAATATTTACTTAAACTCAAAGGCATGTTAATAATTGAATTTGTAGATGATTGATTGTAAGTACTTAATTTGagtaagcaaaaacttgtgtgaaacggtctcatggatcgtattttgtgagacggatatcttatttgtgtcatctatgaaaaagtattactttttatggtaagtgtattactttttattgtgaatatgagtaaagttgactcatctcacaaataaagatttgtgagaccgtctcacaagagacctacttttaTTTTAACTATCACAATATAAGTTATCTTACACAATCATatctccaaaaataaatacaacctcaaaataaaaaattatccaCATTAATTGGTATTATAACACGCACCACAACGTGTTTGGTATGTGTATATATGGACATCTGTCATTTATTAACTGATGTTATTGTAATCTGTATATATCGACACCTGTCATTTATTAACCAGTGACACACTTGGTCTTAAATGACCTAGTTAATGGTGGCCTCCGTTACACTTGTTGGCGACGGCAATGGATGATTAATGAGATgaatggtaaaaaaaataactataaTTAAGAATTGGGACATTGTTCATCACGATATAACTATTCAGTCTCAACCGATAGTTTCTATCATAAATTCTTTCAACAACATCTAACACAAACACGTTTTGTTTCCTACGTCAAAGCGCATGGTAATAGATTTAATTTGGAATAAGAATAACACTAGAGGGGAAAAAGCCTGATGTTTTTATTCACGcatactaaatattattatattagtaGTTTCTTATAGAAGATTAGATAACTTGTTTAATTACaatacaaataaaatgaaagaaaatattacaatatttatttgaaaaaaatcgaAGTTGATATAGAAGATGAGATAACCTGTTTAAttataatacaaataaaatgaaagaaaatattataatatttactTGAAAAAAATCGAAGTTGATGATCAAGGTTCTCAACTTTCTTACGTCTTAGTAtttataaaagtattttttctCATTTGAAGTTCGGATTTCAGACTCGTGAATAACTTTTGCACCATTGCTTGAAAGTTGTTGCTAACAACATCTTATAGTTGGTGATCTCGTTTCCAATAGTTAGTGGTCATGCCTCTCTGTGATGGTTGAGTCACGTATCTGATATCACGTCTTTTTATTTCTATCATATAATTTCTTGCTTTTGAGTATCCTAGGAAAATGTTTTTTGTGTTGTCCCTCATCATTTGGATTTATTTGTCCAAGATTATTTCAATCAGTTCTGTGGTGAAAACTCTTTCCGAATGTTGGCTTTTTTGGTTTTGGGAAGTCTAGGAAAATCCATCATGACCATCTTCCAATGTGACCATATAATAGAATTTTCAGAGAATTTCTTTGCTCCCGATAGTTTGTTGTTCCacaaaagatttatttattttcaaatatttattctgCAAATAATGTAGTTTTCcctatcatattatataatataaaagatCCATTAACTTAATTCGGATAGAATTTGAATAGAATCCATCTATGTGAGATATACTCATATTATCTATGCTCTTCTGGTGGACATATCATTTTCAGTAAGTGAATCAACAAGGAATGTTTTATTTACTGGAGGATCATCGATGAAATTATTTACATTCATATCTGGCCTCCCTAGATTAATGTAATGAAAAGTTTCACGCGAGTCTTTCTCAACTGGTTCTGATTTTGGTGTTGCACTTAATAAGAATAACTCCAGAATATCTAATCTGGACAAATAGTCATTATTTTCCTATCTTTCATGAAAATCGTCGTGGATCCATTTTGATAGTGCATATATCTCCGAGAAACTGAGTGCTATGGTATAGACCAAGTCAAGAGTCTCGAATTAATACAATGATTTGACCTCCTTAGGACGAGCATTGATTTTCGTTCACATCTTtggatattttcttattatatcAACCCTAATTGTAGTTGAGTTAATTCTTGctctaatttttaatttctctCAGTTATGATTATatacctgaaatggagaaactaTAAATTCATTAATATCAACTTTATATTTTATCTTGTATTTTTTATGTCTAAGGTTGATATCTCTCTCTTCAATCAATGAGGTAAATGGTTGGCATGatgactcgagataaggatccaGATTCTCAATTTTTGCTTGGACGACTCATCTGAAGATTATCCTAACTTAGTACTTGTACTAAAGGTACTTGAATTCAGTGATCCATCTATAGAGCCCTACACTCGAAAATTTTCCTTTTGAGAAGAcagtttttttatataaataaccTGGATGATAGGCTTTTACAATATGGACCACGATCGAGTGTAAGCCCATAAACAACCTGTAATGTGATAAGAGGTAATGATCTTATCAAGTTGTTGTAGCCTACCCACAATTTTGCAGTTAGGGCAAGCTTTTTGAACtctttttgaaatatttcaagTTGTTCTCTCAATTGTCTGTGCATTTTCACGATGGTATCGACGTAAACGCTACCCATCTCTTGTTAGATAATttgcaagaatattttcttgaaatttattaacaacaatatcaaaaatatatagagtttgagtgtattttttttcttctttctatctcgaatatataaataatacacccctataaattgtgacTTAAATAAGATGAACATTCTTCCGACTATCTCACTGAGGTATTATGTGTCTAGGACCGAATCTTTGATTTCTACCAAAATCATATCCCAAATGATTTTGACCGATATCATAAGACTCATctctaaaagtttaatgaatcattCTTTAATGAGATCAAGTTTTGCGATGTGATTCTCATAGCCGATGTTCATCTATGATATCTTCTTTGTTTTTTAAGTCCAATACATCAATATTAAACATAACACCGTAAGGATATATTTGTTCTAAAACAGTCATTCCATATTATGTTTTGTGCAAaaggaattttattttttctctacTATATTACCGATGGTTGTGGTTCACCTCCGAATTGAAAGTCAGTGTGGTTTTCTTCTATGTTGGTGTCATGGGATCCTAATTTACCCTCTAGGTGGTTATTGGGAAATGTTTATAGGGATAACTAGGGATTGATCATATCCAACTGTACTCTCTTTCAGATATAGGAGTATGAGATATGCAAAAGTTTTTGAAAGGTATTGAAGATCATGAGATCAATCATTTATATGGTTGtcatcatattatttatttcccGAGACAATTTTTATAAGATGGATCATTTTTTTTCAATCAGTTATAGATTTTTTCACCACTTTGGTTTTTTTCTTTTGACGTAATAAAGGTTATGCACCAAGGATGATGGTAACATTCCTCCTATTTTCATTTTactaaaattggattgttgttCTTGGTTTCGGATTTTGTTTGAATTTTCTTTAATGtttcaagaatttcttcttgtttttcgaaaatttattcaaatttttttgtgatACATAGTATAGGTGGTTGCCATAATTTTATATCGTCTTTTGGATTTCTCTAAAATCTCCCAATAGTTTAGAGAAATCCAAAACTACTTCTAAGAATAAAGtattttgaatcataatttAACTTAGTAATCTGATCTGTTCATATTTGCtcatgatatataatattggttAGATCTCATTGTCGTAAATATTCCAAACTATCGGaataaaacttgaaaataataaatctcGAAGATATGTTCGGATCCATAATTTTGAGAAATATTTC comes from the Primulina huaijiensis isolate GDHJ02 chromosome 8, ASM1229523v2, whole genome shotgun sequence genome and includes:
- the LOC140982582 gene encoding peptide-N4-(N-acetyl-beta-glucosaminyl)asparagine amidase A-like, translated to MHLPRLLIIVSLTLTLSSATSPPHRRLPTPKQYVEIKRPLPFTSLTPSCTLPILSHDFGNTIGLPPTYTHYNPPINCTWSRAAINLSAAANGTQNNRIAAFWLGGVEILRTSTPEPSTGDSFWIIEKDVTKYSSLLRQPNLTLAVTLPNTVNGIFTGFYQLNLTFLYYSNDTSTNAVSLPLPLLPKTDESTMEKSEEIIRILDENYSPNAYDSPADLIIPISAIAGEGFWFIIENGADVKQKELQIPLNTYRAVIELYISFHANDEFWYSNPPDSYIEQNNLTTGRGNGAYREVWVKIDNSTVGSVIPFPVIFSGGINPLYWNPVVSIGAFDLPSYDIELTPFLGMILDGKVHFFGLGVTDALSFWLVDANLHLWLDDNVVAVKAGTVKSTAPSVSIKRKSKFNKLDGKFKIKVKRKSEFSGWVSSSLGNFTTSVSEKWKFKNEINYKKKGTYKDVEQKVTVKTEVEVESCAGSDVYSTTVRRKYPLEIKTSNVTGSEVGEYSILSDLETSMEEKRSSESFTSSLVNTQKANGTMHVENRVVLSGAANTSQSYSVSDEFGCYSRQVSAAGGYISKDTRSVLCASSL